aataaacaaatccAAACGTCTATTTCAAGTTTTCAACCCTACCGCCATGACGTACGTTGTAAATTGTCTACGTGCTTAAAACTAAGAATATGGATTTCAAAGGCACATTTTAATAATCAAATACGGGGATGGCTACTTGATAacactatttattaaaattagtaGCATCTCTGAGATGTATCTTGGtataatatttttggatttacACGTACAATAGTCTTAGCTAGTAAATAGTAATACATGTCTCCAATCTTGATGTAGTCGTTTACATATATGGTTCCTCCATTCTCTTTATATTCACATTTGGCCACTGAGATATTCACATAGTGACTACAACTTTCGAAGTTAAATTAATATAGACATTACTTctatcaaaacttttttttttgtaaaaacttCTATCAAAACTTGAtcataaaaagaaatgaaaaaaaaacagattcgaAGATGCACGATTGATGGTGAAATAAAATTGAGGGTACATGTGGGGAAGTGacgtttaaaaacaaaaagggaaagagaaagaagatagaTAGATGCTTAGTTATTATCATGACAACTATGAAGCAACGTTAGAGTCCGTCCATGCAAGTATTTTGTGTGTGTACCACCGAATTTGTCTGTCTATGTTATCACCCTTCTTTTCTCATGCCCACGAGGCACAATGAAAGTTATGTTTTGttccttttcatttttataatttatatttttatgcaaacttatatataaatttatatgcaaAGTTCAGATATGGTATTAAGATtcatcaaaaaataaaacataatcatCGAAAGAAAAAAGCGTGTTTGCAGTGCCATTGAAATTTCGAAATAATATTAGTTGTCTTTTCTCTTCTGTTGAATCTTTTTTATATCTTCTATTGAATCTTTGATTCAAAACATAATTGGATATGAATTCTAGTAAGTACTTTGCAAATGAGAGTACATCACTCAACTCTAACCGTAATTAATACACCATTAGTATATATTTACTagcaaaacaaaacatttattaaaataaatttttttggatCTATCTATACATGTGAAACGTTCTTTTATGCATTACAAGCCTCGAGGATTCGTCTGGTCAAATATATTCCGATCAAATTATTCGCGAAAGTGTTAGATAGAATACGTACTTTATATATCTCCCTTACATCCTCTACGTCACATCGACGCATTCGTGCCTTACTTTCATAAGTACTCACAATTTCTGAATTTCGAAACTGAGTCATGATCCACGACCGTAGATTAATTGATTGAGTAAAAATGAACTATTATAAATCTTCGCTCAAACTATTTCCATGTACAATGTTATGctcaaaagtcaaaataaaGTAGATAAATGATATGAAATGAAATTGAACTGTTGTATAAGTCTAGTACATTTGGTTCACTTTATACTCATTTAGCTATTGCTATATACTGTTACAAAAAAAGAGCTATTGCTATATACATGGTGAACCGGTGATTATACTAACCTCCTTGTCGGTATAAAATTGTTTAGATCAAGAAACCAGGATATCCAAAATAGTGATATATTTTTCTTGCCTAACTCCACTGACAAAAGCTAACAATAGTATAATTACCACCTACTACTTGGTTTTTTGATTCATTGGTATCTTGTGTatactattcaataaaaatcaaatattatttagtaTTATTGACATGGTAACAAATCCCACAAGTTCAAATTCTGATCTAATTACATATTCACATCTCAAAGCaaaaattacttataaaaaCTGTAATAGTTTCAGAGCTAATAATTTAGTAATTTGTATAATCAGCAggtcaataaaaacaatcagcACTTTTCGAAAGGTCCACTTCCAAGGAAGCTAGAGACCGTCCTTTTTAATTAATTCGCCTGCACCATCCCCTTATATCGAGGGTCTAATTCCACATCTTATTCCTTCTTATATTCCCtaagattattttatttctaatcGGAGCTCCTATCTTGCTTGTCCTCCATTCTTTTTCATCTACCTTTGAATCTTTCATACTTGTATATAAAGCTTTACTTCCTCCTCTGCTACTCCTTTTCTATCAATCATCAAAACACATTCATtgtattaaaccctaaaccccgagaACCTGAAATACCACAAATGAGACCTTTTGGCTTGATCTTTACGGTCATGTTCTTGGTCTCAGCCTTTTCAGAATCAAGAACCGCCGATTGTAGGGTTCTCCTTGGTGGCTCATCGGAGGAAATAGGTCCATCAAAGAATCATGGGGTCGATTTTCAACGTAAAGAGTTGTTAGGGGTCGTGATGCGTGGTTATAAAAGGTTACGGTCGCTTTCTTCAGCTGGGGAGAGGATGCACACAATGGCTTCAGGACCGAGCAGGAAAGGTTCTGGTCACTAAAAGACTATTGATCCACTTAGATTATTTCTATACATCAATATTTGTTTAGCTCAGGTTATAGTAAAGGCTtttcatttgttatattgtattTATTCAGTCGTGAAAAAAACAATGTAAAGTTTAGAAGGGAAATTTTTTGATCATACAGTCGGTTTCCTTCTGATAAACACCCATATATACACGTCCcaataaatttatggttttgaaTTCATGTTAACCGTGTAACATGAATCAATTATTTAGTTTCAGGAAATGTTATTGGCCATGATGGTGCAATACAACCACGCTATTATCATACACataatacaattattatttCATGCTTTATTATACATATTAGCTGGAAATTAGATTAAAATGCCGCAATTCATGATTCGAATATTGATGACATGCAAACCATGTTTTGGTACGGCCTTTCGAACTGAAATTGAATTTGGTCGCAGTTCCATGATTCGAATTTTGATGAGATGCAAAcaatattgtttgtttgtctgaaGTGTTGGCCTTTGGGGTAGTAAAAGGGACATTTTGTTTATTGTTCTTCTATGGGACCCGGAAACGGAAAGCTTCATATACACACTATGTTCTGATTCTGAATAGGGTTCGACGATTATTAAATTGCCATCCAACTTTCAAAATTCGTATTCCCTAAAAAGTCAGGTAATTACAGAATTACTTCTAAAAAGTTGGTCGAACAAATCTAGACGAATTAATTAtttctagttttattatattttcatggTGTGCAAAACTGAATATAAGCACgcacaaaaagaaatttgtaaaTGTAGAGTACTGTGTATGTATTATAATTTTCCTTAGACTAGCGGTGATGAGAGAATTGAAACAAAAAGTCCATTAAAGGcccattttatttcttttttacaCAATCAAAAACAGAAACTCTGGATCTTTCTCTACTTCCGACCAAACCAAATATATCCGGAAGCTGACAAGTTCCGATCTCTCCAGTCACAAACTCGTGTTCGCTTTTTCTTTAACCAAAGAGAAATTGGTTTACTGCCTAAAACTCCGACATCACCTAGTAAGAATTTAAAGAATCATATATTTGATTTCTATTAAGAGGAATACGTATGTTTTTCTAAATATAGTTAATTTAGCATGATTTAAGGTTCATTATATGAAGATGTATAGAACTTCGGATGTAGAACGTTCTAGTCATTCAAAAGAAAAACGATGATCGATTTCTCTAACACACTAAACCAAACCGGAGCGAGAGTCCTCGAATAAGATATTTCAAAGTGTGTCTTATCTTCTTTCAGATGTTGTGTGGttcttaaatttgttttttctcatTAATCTAGAAATATCTCTAACCTTAGAcctaaactaatttttaaaggGAAGTACAATTCAGCGGATAAATCTTCTTTCCGAACTTTCAAATGGAGCCAATGCCCCCATTCTCCTTGTGGCCACGATGTGATTAATCTGAGTGTAGATTTCCAAACCCGTCGAACAACAAACCACAACCGTGTGGTTGTTTCTTGAAtttattgtaatttatttttttcattaatctgaaaataataattaaatagtgATAATagcaaaattttaaactttcaaaTATCCATGATGAGAACACCTTTCTATGGACTGTATTACGTATAGCCTACTCAAAGAAAGTCTTTTCTCATGTTAGTACTACCGGCGAGAACACGTGCTCTACACATGGCTCGCAATGGCTCCTTTTTGGGCATCGTGACACCTTTCCCTTCCCTCATATCAATTTGTTCGACACTAACTCTCTCCCACTCGAAACACTGCACCAACGACGCAAGAGTCAAGCCCATTAACCGATGAGCAAGCCCAGCTCCAGGACAAGACCGTCTTCCAAGCCCAAACGGCATAACCTTTTGAGCTTCTCCTTCTTTATCAAACCTCTCCGGCTTGAACCGTTCTGACTCTTCCCATAGCTCCGGGTCTCTATGAATGGCCCACACATTCATCACTAACATTGTGCCTCGTGGCATGTCGTAACCTCCCACTTGGCAATCTTCAGATGACAAGTGAGGGAGTAGTAATGGAGCAGCAGGATACAGACGGAGTGtttctaatattatgttttgaagATAAGGAAGATTCACAATATCCGGTTCATCCACTAACCGGTCCAAACCTATCTTATTATCAATTTCAATTCTTGCTTTCTTAAGTATCTCTTGATGGTTTAACAAATTTGACAATGCCCATTCTAACGTTATAGCTACTGTATCCGTACCCGCAATTATCAAATCCTGCACATTAAACAACCTCAGATATAGACATAAAATTAAGTTTGTATATGTAGTGTAGCTGTTTGGTGCTTACAAGGATGATTCCTTTGATGATAACATCTGTATAGCAATCAGGTTGGGTTTCTTGGAGAGAAAGCAAATGATTGATCATGGTCTTACTTTTTACTTTTTCCGCACGTTTCTCATCAACTAGTTTTTGTAAGAATGCGTCGAAACGATGCGCTACGTCTTTGATTCGTGTTTCACTATCTGTGAACCAACGCAAAAACGAAAGATAATCAGCTGGGTTTCTTCCACTGTCGCCGGCCATAGCCTCAGACACCAAGTACCTCGCCAATTTGGCCTCTTCTTCGTCCTCCGCATCGTCACCGTAGTATCTCTTCCCAGCTATAGTTCTGATGATGTTATTGAATGCCAAGTTTGTAAACAGTGATTTCATCTCCACCTCCACAAATCCCTGATGGGTACATgtaataagttttttaaaaaatatgttattcaATGTCgataacttcaaaattattataatgataCTAATTTCCTTCCGTTTTAGAGAGAGTCATTTAACATTTTCTATTGGTATATAAAAttgcatttttaattttaacaattagtaaaaaatatatcaattttagccctaaattaaatttaaatagacTTGATATCACAATGATTATTGATTCCTTAAAATAAAGAGAAGTAATTATAATTACTATAggaatatatatacacaacgCCGGGTTTGAGTAAAAAGTTGTACTTTagttattatttgaaaaatgaaaatatgcaaaGATAATGGAATGTGAAATTTCAACTTATAAAACTAAGTAACTAACTacttaaaattattattgaCAGTTCTAAAGAGGCGCGCGTACGTGTAAGGAGTCTCGGGAGAGACGTAATAAAAGCCGTCGGATCTCGTCTTTACGTATACACAAGAACATACAGAGCCTCATGGACGAAAATATTTCAGCGGCGGTGATTCGACGTAAGCTTCGCCAGTGATCGCCGTAGGATGCTCCGACCATATGTGTAGCATTATACCCTAGATGCTTGTTTATCATCAACACAGGCCGATTCGCGAAGACAATGTCATTCTTGGTGAAACATTCCTCAGCGATGGCACGTGACGAGACGACGTACGTTTGACGTTGCCCTAAGCGGAGGTGGATGATAGGAGCATTTCCTAGGGATCTTGAGAAGGAAAGTAATTTCCGATGAAATGGTCGCTTCATCAGGTGGAGGTGGCCGATCACGGGTAATGAGTTTCCTAGAGACGGCGGCAAGTTTTGTTTTGGCTTTGATTTTGAGAACAAGAAGATGgtagagaagaagacaaaaagtGAAAGAAGCAGTACTTGAAGATAGTCCATTTACTTTTGCTCTTGTTGATTGCTTATTTTTGGTTACTTgtatctcttatatattgtagTATGTAGAGTGTGTGGGAGATGTCACATGGTGTTTAGATCTAATATAACTTCTTGAAGGTTTGCTTGAAACTATGTTCAGTTACTTTATACGCATCCGAGTGTTACAGCATGGCAATACCTTCAAGATCAAaacatttgatttattttctactAATTATAATGAAAATGGTACAGATCAGATGACTCTAAAAAACTTAATGGTGGATGTGAGAACATAAAACTCGCAAGCTACGTAAAAAGCATGTGCATACTTCTCTATATTACCAAACTTGGCGCTTGGCTCTGACTTAATTAAACGAACAAAAGTTAATTTTAGGTTTTCTTTGAGATTTTCTTTTATACTCCAgaagataacattttaaagtTAAAGATAAGACTAGGACTATAATATCCCAACATATCTAGTAACCTTATACACGTTTAGGGATGTTATAATGGATTATGTTCGCGGGTTTTTAATGGGATTTTAAAAATcctaaaatcgagttttcccgccaaaaccgtaaaaccgagtttttccgtcaaaaccatataaattgagttttcttgccaaaatttcaaaatcgagctttctcgccaaaaccgcataATCAGATTTTTCTGTCAAAATCGCAAAAtgtattttccgccaaaactataaaatctaatttttttttaccaaaactgcaaaatcggaATTCTTCCTCATAAATcgtaaaattgattttttcgtTAAAACTATACAATCACatttttctacaaaaaataattaattaattatattaagttAAATGAGTTAACAGGTTTTCACTAATTTTAAGTACAACCCATTTAATAAATGGATCTTGACAAAACTACCCATTTAAAACTCATTTAACAAATGGATCTTAACAATAGAgaataaatagaaaaacataaaagttattagtaagaaatataaaagaaaacattgttggaaaacaaatagaaaaatatttttataacccAAAGAAAACCCAACATATAAAAGTTATCTACATCACTTTAAATGGGACGTGATTTGCACATAGCTCACAACGGCGTCGCCTTGGGCATTGAGAGCAAATCACACAAACCGTTGAGCAAGTGCAGTTCCAGGACAAGCACGTCGCCCTAACCCAACGGCATTAACTTCTTATCCTCTCCTTGCTCCTAGAATCTTTCTGGCTTGAACCACTCAGGTTCTTTCCATAACTTTGGATCTCTATGCATGGCCCACACATTAATCAATAACATCGTACCGCGGGGCATATCATATCCAGCCACTTTACAGTCATTCGATGACATGCGAGCGACTAGTAACGGTAGCGCAGGGTACAGAAGAAATGTTTCCGATACAATATTTTGGACGTAAGAAAGATTAACAATatgtttttcaaagaaaaaaaaaagataaacaataTCCTGTTCGTTGACTAACCGATCTGAGCCAGTTAACTCATCGATTTCACTTCTAGCTTTCTTGAATATGTCTGGATGGTTCAACAAATTTGACATTGCCCATTCTGGAGTTACGGATGCCGTGTGTCCCCGCAACTATTAAAACCTGTCAATATAATTCAGTAAActttatatatgtttacatTAGTATAATGTGTTTACTACTACTAAAGTCAATCGAAACTGATAATTCGATTGTTTATGGTTCTTTATAAGATCCATTTGCTTTTGTAATACTTGTTGAACTATATCACTTTGGTCATTGGCGTGTGTAACGGTTTTTAAATAACAGTTAAAAAGATTACTACTTACGAGTATGATTCCCTTGATGATCTCATCAGTATTGTAACCCGGTTGGGTTATTTTGGAGAGAAAGCAAGTGATGGATCATAGTCTggcctttttcttctttctcatcaCGTTTTTCATCAAGTAGTTCCTGCAAAAACGCATCAAATCGCTTCCCCAAATCCATCATTTGATTCTCGTAGTTTTTGATCCAACGTACGATCGTTAGATAGTCAGCTTTATTTCGGGCCCCTGCATTAGCCATCACCTCCAACACGAGTTTTTCACATATGTGGCCTTTTCATTATTTTCGGTTTCATCGCCATAGTATCGCTTTCCGACAACCATTCTGAGGATGTTGTTGGATACTAAGTCAGTTAATAATGATCTCATCTCTACCTCCGCAAATCCCTgccattttaattttataagcatttttattttcttttaacaaGACTCAGAAACTGCACGGTCTGCACCTTGCAATCTTTTGGATCACGGTTTGATCAAGTTAGATCGGCATCCATGTAGACACTTgacttgataattttaaaagtgggtcaaaataaatagatatgacACCAAAGTTATATCAGTGTATTAATTtcgttaaataaaaaaatatttcttagtTTGCCTAATTCATGGAGTTTTCAAGCTTTTGATATATCTATTaccataaattattaaattttattttaataattttatagttcttagttttattattttatggagTTTTCAAGCTTTTGTTAGGTGTAATATAGTTTGAGGAGAAAAGGGGACCGTGAAACATGTGTGGACTCTAgagcattaaaaaatatttgcgGTTTGAATTGTTGAACAACTactcttatattttaaaaaaaaaagatataaaaaatattatgattaaaatagctgattttttttatatatattatcaatcttattaaaatttatttattaaattaaaaaaaatcacataaaaaaaatcatggctcttattttaatagataattttttttaatttttttttaaatagtattagAGCTTGATCCGCACTGTGGTAAGGCTCCTCTATaagtatatagtatataatataactttgatataaatgtaaatattgtaaaAGTATTATCTAcattttaatgttatatataatgtaattttatcattttaatgttatatataatgtaattttatcattttactgtgtagttttttatttgacattattaatatatataaatatttttttacaatttattttgttattaattgttattacaTTCTAATATAGTTTCAAATTCGATACAATAAATTCATTATCTGAAATCATCAAATACATAATCCCttgcaaaatatatattttaatttttacagtTGCAtacaaatgtttaaaaaaaactatttagttatactatagAACAAATATTTGTTAAGGTTCCTTTATATTtccttattttgttttaaaaaatatacttgaGCATCTATAATTTAgtttatagaaatattttataagaaactaaattttttttgtttaaataagttagactattattttagtaaattttatacatggTTAATGATTTtgtgaaatatattttaaaaataaaataagtaatcaattagatatatttttatatttaactcatataataattctattttaaattaatatagactataattaaaaagtttatgaaaatagaatatgaataaaatattaattaacattaatttgtaataatattatattactaattacgaaattaattaatgtatctttttaatctttttataaCAGGAGTAAGAACATAGTTACATATTCAATACACTTCTTTCAtctgttaaattttattttggacCATTCACTAGGAAGTCATCACACTAAATTGTATTATCATTTAATCTTATACTAGATTAAGATACGCGCTTTGCgcggaataaacattatatatataaattattttaggtattatatattttttacatgttatgaaataataaatatatattgaataattaaaaattcagtaactattacatatataattaaattggtgcgaataaattttattaatccaaacaaaatttttctatatgatagggtatataattaaatttaaatgatattaacatatataatatatttttagtattaatgtctattaaatgatactttctactcatatggtcttttttatcatttgtatcttttattacaaaaattttaaattactgataacaaattttttattgtgggattaatagttttagtaatttatatattttttaaattaagttgtcaatgtttgttcaaagtttttatcaaaaaaattgttgaaagtaaatttaaaaatttatgtattttatatggtatatagtttaatttaaaacgatatatatatacatatcttttaatcttaataattaattgaattagactttttacttagatgattttgtaatcatttgtatcttgtcacAGCAAAgaattttaacagttttagtaatttatagtcatttttaaaaaatttaaatataacatatatacagaaaaatctattaattgtcatatataccaaataaaacaaatatgatagatgATATAccaatttttatcaaatctttattattcaaaattattaattgtcatattatattttagccatattagataattttgtaacttttatttaagaaaataataaaaaacattaataataaatttatagttagtttaataaaaaatttaccatataattagatgaaccaacctatttctctaatgattctaataaTCATCCTACTAATGACATGTAtgtacaaaaagaagttgtaatatttttcaattaatatacatGGGATTAATATCATGTAAAGCCCCACATTACGAATCCATCTCTTAACAATCTTGATGCCTTTACTTTACTATATACAAAATGAATGACATGTGtctttatacaaaaaaatattataaacgaCCATACATTTTATGTAACTAAAAGTTTCATATGTTTCATAAACTTCTGAGAGTTGTAATTCATGTATCTCAGTTCTTTTCATTTACTACAAATCgtgtaaaatatgtttttctatatacaaataaacATCTCTCATGGTCATATCTGGTATGACCATACTCGACCATCCTTCTTATTACTAACATGGTGATGACTTTTTAATAAACTTCCTCGGGTCATTTCTCATGTgtcatgaattttttttcttctaaatgtcatgaactatttgtttttttaacagGAGCTTCAAATGTGACC
The sequence above is drawn from the Brassica napus cultivar Da-Ae chromosome A8, Da-Ae, whole genome shotgun sequence genome and encodes:
- the LOC106359068 gene encoding cytochrome P450 81D11-like, with the translated sequence MDYLQVLLLSLFVFFSTIFLFSKSKPKQNLPPSLGNSLPVIGHLHLMKRPFHRKLLSFSRSLGNAPIIHLRLGQRQTYVVSSRAIAEECFTKNDIVFANRPVLMINKHLGYNATHMVGASYGDHWRSLRRITAAEIFSSMRLCMFLCIRKDEIRRLLLRLSRDSLHGFVEVEMKSLFTNLAFNNIIRTIAGKRYYGDDAEDEEEAKLARYLVSEAMAGDSGRNPADYLSFLRWFTDSETRIKDVAHRFDAFLQKLVDEKRAEKVKSKTMINHLLSLQETQPDCYTDVIIKGIILDLIIAGTDTVAITLEWALSNLLNHQEILKKARIEIDNKIGLDRLVDEPDIVNLPYLQNIILETLRLYPAAPLLLPHLSSEDCQVGGYDMPRGTMLVMNVWAIHRDPELWEESERFKPERFDKEGEAQKVMPFGLGRRSCPGAGLAHRLMGLTLASLVQCFEWERVSVEQIDMREGKGVTMPKKEPLRAMCRARVLAGSTNMRKDFL
- the BNAA08G15630D gene encoding uncharacterized protein BNAA08G15630D translates to MRPFGLIFTVMFLVSAFSESRTADCRVLLGGSSEEIGPSKNHGVDFQRKELLGVVMRGYKRLRSLSSAGERMHTMASGPSRKGSGH